In the genome of Myroides phaeus, one region contains:
- the rlmH gene encoding 23S rRNA (pseudouridine(1915)-N(3))-methyltransferase RlmH, with protein sequence MNIKLIAIGKTDSKPLQTLMDEYTKRLSFYVKFDLEVIPDIKNSKNMSEAQQKQKEGELILSKITPTDFLVLLDENGKEFSSVGFSEELQKRMNAGIKTLVFVIGGPYGFSEDVYKNAKGKISLSRMTFSHQMIRLFIIEQIYRGFTILRNEPYHHQ encoded by the coding sequence ATGAATATCAAGTTAATTGCCATAGGAAAAACGGATAGTAAACCGCTACAGACATTAATGGATGAATACACTAAACGCCTGTCGTTTTACGTCAAGTTTGACTTGGAGGTTATTCCGGATATCAAAAATTCGAAGAATATGTCGGAGGCTCAACAAAAACAAAAGGAAGGGGAACTTATTTTATCTAAAATAACGCCTACTGATTTCTTGGTTTTGTTGGATGAAAATGGAAAGGAATTTAGCAGTGTTGGCTTTTCTGAAGAATTGCAAAAAAGAATGAATGCGGGGATTAAAACCTTGGTGTTTGTCATTGGTGGACCTTATGGTTTCTCTGAAGATGTGTACAAAAATGCAAAGGGAAAGATATCGCTTTCTCGCATGACGTTTTCTCACCAAATGATTCGCTTGTTTATCATAGAACAGATTTATCGCGGGTTTACAATTTTGCGCAATGAACCGTATCACCATCAATAA
- the folP gene encoding dihydropteroate synthase gives MTINCKGELVDLSSPKIMGILNITPNSFYDGGKYKSDAAFLKHAEEMIAQGADFIDVGAYSSKPSAEFVSEQEEIQRIVPIVAMLQKEFPTTHLSIDTFRAAVAKATVEAGAAIVNDIAAGHLDEAMLETVGQLQVPYIMMHMRGTPQTMQSLTAYSDLVKEVKLYFAERVAKAREHKINDIILDPGFGFAKTLEQNYELMGKMELLSSFDLPLLVGISRKSMIYKLLDITAQEALNGTTVLNTIALQKGANILRVHDVKEAVQTREILKQIIK, from the coding sequence ATGACAATAAATTGTAAAGGAGAATTGGTTGATTTAAGTTCTCCAAAAATAATGGGGATTCTAAACATCACTCCCAATTCTTTTTATGACGGAGGAAAGTACAAGTCCGATGCGGCATTTCTAAAACACGCAGAAGAGATGATTGCGCAAGGGGCAGACTTTATTGATGTAGGCGCTTATTCAAGTAAACCAAGTGCTGAGTTTGTCAGTGAACAAGAAGAAATACAGCGCATCGTTCCGATTGTAGCGATGTTGCAAAAGGAGTTTCCAACTACCCATTTATCCATAGACACATTCAGAGCAGCAGTAGCAAAGGCCACAGTAGAAGCAGGTGCGGCAATAGTAAATGATATTGCAGCAGGCCACTTAGACGAGGCAATGCTTGAAACAGTAGGACAGTTGCAAGTGCCTTATATTATGATGCATATGCGCGGAACCCCACAAACTATGCAATCGCTGACTGCGTATAGTGATTTGGTCAAAGAAGTAAAGCTATACTTTGCAGAACGCGTTGCTAAAGCCCGTGAACACAAGATTAACGACATCATTTTAGACCCCGGTTTTGGGTTTGCAAAAACCTTAGAGCAGAATTACGAACTAATGGGTAAGATGGAATTACTATCTTCGTTTGACCTACCGCTATTAGTAGGGATATCGAGAAAGTCAATGATTTATAAACTGTTAGACATCACAGCACAAGAGGCGTTAAACGGAACTACCGTATTAAACACCATTGCGCTACAAAAAGGAGCCAATATTTTGCGCGTTCACGATGTTAAGGAAGCAGTACAAACAAGAGAAATATTAAAACAGATAATTAAATGA
- a CDS encoding rhodanese-like domain-containing protein, producing MFDFIKKVAGFGSNDELEQYIKGGALLVDVRTQGEFNDGSVTGAINIPLDTLERQLNKLPKDKAIVVFCRSGMRSGQAKQVLNNNGYEQVINGGSWQNVAKSVNK from the coding sequence ATGTTTGATTTTATTAAAAAAGTAGCAGGTTTTGGTTCAAATGACGAATTAGAACAATACATCAAAGGCGGAGCATTATTAGTAGATGTACGCACACAAGGGGAATTTAACGATGGTTCTGTAACCGGAGCAATCAATATTCCGTTAGACACTTTAGAAAGACAATTAAACAAATTGCCAAAAGACAAAGCAATTGTTGTATTCTGCCGTAGTGGAATGCGCAGTGGACAAGCAAAGCAGGTGTTAAACAACAACGGATACGAGCAAGTAATCAATGGAGGTTCTTGGCAAAATGTAGCAAAAAGCGTAAACAAATAA
- a CDS encoding DUF6804 family protein gives MEKTIKILLAVILLLCLLPLPYGFFELVRFIAFIGFGYLAFMANKRNNQNEMILFGALALLFQPFFKIALGRTLWNIVDVVVAVGLLFTMNKKNIFKK, from the coding sequence ATGGAAAAAACAATCAAAATACTTTTAGCTGTTATCTTGTTGCTCTGCTTACTTCCCTTGCCGTATGGTTTCTTTGAATTAGTTCGCTTTATTGCATTCATCGGTTTTGGGTATTTAGCCTTTATGGCCAACAAGAGAAATAATCAGAATGAAATGATTCTCTTTGGTGCTTTGGCATTGCTATTTCAACCGTTCTTTAAAATTGCCCTGGGTAGAACGCTGTGGAATATTGTAGATGTAGTAGTAGCCGTAGGTTTGTTGTTTACGATGAACAAGAAGAACATCTTTAAAAAGTAA
- a CDS encoding class I SAM-dependent methyltransferase, producing the protein MSNFWDNRYKEEVYAYGTTPNRFFEQALSELPQVGTVLLAAEGEGRNAVFAAQQGWTVSAFDMSVEGQKKALQLAQDRGVVINYLVSTVKEIDLDRREFDTLGLIFAHFPEEYRRMYHRKLAQAVKKGGTLILEGFSKQHKAKQEQNPAVGGPGEVSMLFDLAELKEDFQDFTFTVAEEQVVTLQEGQFHLGDAAVIRLIGVKQ; encoded by the coding sequence ATGAGCAATTTTTGGGACAACCGATATAAAGAAGAAGTTTACGCGTATGGCACAACGCCTAATCGCTTTTTTGAACAAGCGCTAAGCGAGTTGCCACAAGTAGGCACCGTATTATTAGCCGCAGAAGGAGAAGGGCGAAACGCTGTGTTTGCAGCTCAACAAGGGTGGACTGTTTCCGCATTTGATATGAGTGTAGAAGGACAAAAGAAAGCCTTGCAGTTAGCACAAGACAGGGGAGTAGTGATTAACTACTTAGTATCTACTGTCAAAGAAATAGACCTTGACAGAAGAGAGTTTGACACACTGGGGTTAATCTTTGCCCACTTTCCAGAAGAATACAGACGCATGTACCACCGCAAATTGGCACAAGCTGTAAAAAAAGGAGGTACGCTAATCTTAGAGGGCTTTAGCAAACAGCACAAAGCCAAACAAGAGCAGAATCCCGCTGTTGGTGGCCCGGGAGAAGTAAGTATGTTATTTGACCTTGCTGAGTTAAAAGAAGACTTTCAAGACTTCACCTTTACCGTAGCCGAAGAGCAAGTAGTAACATTACAAGAAGGGCAATTTCACCTTGGCGACGCAGCCGTAATTCGTTTAATCGGCGTTAAACAATAA
- a CDS encoding DUF1599 domain-containing protein — translation MNTTSTQFDQVIAICRDLYQKKMHDYGCAWRILRLPSLTDQIFIKAQRIRSIQENEVRKVDEGEMPEFIGIINYCVMALINLEKGVATQPDLSSEEAIKLYDEKIAETKALMENKNHDYGEAWREMRVSSLTDLILQKLLRVKQIEDNKGKTLVSEGIAANYQDMLNYSVFALIHLDVANQ, via the coding sequence ATGAATACTACTTCTACTCAATTTGACCAAGTAATTGCCATCTGCAGGGATTTATACCAGAAAAAAATGCACGATTATGGATGTGCTTGGCGAATTTTACGTTTACCTTCTTTGACGGATCAAATATTTATTAAAGCACAACGCATTAGAAGTATTCAAGAAAATGAAGTGCGCAAAGTGGATGAGGGTGAAATGCCAGAGTTTATTGGTATTATCAACTATTGCGTGATGGCACTTATCAATTTAGAGAAAGGCGTAGCAACGCAACCTGACTTGTCAAGTGAGGAGGCAATTAAATTGTACGATGAGAAAATTGCAGAGACAAAGGCGTTAATGGAAAACAAGAATCACGATTATGGTGAGGCTTGGAGAGAAATGCGCGTGAGCTCTTTAACGGATTTAATCTTGCAAAAATTATTGCGCGTTAAACAAATTGAAGATAACAAAGGAAAGACATTAGTGTCTGAAGGAATTGCTGCTAATTACCAG